The sequence below is a genomic window from Lolium perenne isolate Kyuss_39 chromosome 7, Kyuss_2.0, whole genome shotgun sequence.
GTGGAGTCATTAGGACGCCTGCCTATAAGGGAAAGAACCATATGGCCACCTTCGACCAATTCCGTGGCTCTAAGCTTTAGGAAATTTTTGAAGTCTTTCCTGAACTGCTGGGCATAAGCTTCAATGACTATAGGGAGCCTTTCACGCCTAACATTCTCATCGATGTCGTATGCCGGAATCTGGTTCTTCCAAAGAACTTCAGGCGCCTGTAAAATATGTTTTTCTTACATAATGGACAACTAATGCAAAAAAATAAAACCATGGAGTGTACCAAACGCATACCTCTGAGAGCCAATGCAGGCTATTGGACGAGCAGAAAAGATGCATGGAGCCAGTAGTGAAAAGCCTCTCGTAGAACGACCCCGGTATGACGCCGGTCGTAACAGTAGAACTGCTACGTTGGCGGAGCGTGTGCAAGCTCTTCACCACGATGTTGAAGTCATTGCCAGGTAGGTCGTTTAGGAACAAGCACACTTCTGGCGGTGACTGCTGGAGCTTATCGCAGTGTCTGTTGATGGCCTCAGCGGCAACCGATACCAGTTCTAGCGCGTTTGGGCCAGAGGAGCAGCCCAAGTCCGCGATCAGCATCTGTGCTGGGAGCAAGCTGGTGGTGCTGCTGCGCAACTCGTTGATGGCCGCTTCTATCGGGGGCTTCATCTTGTTCTGCGCACCGCCCTGCAATCGAGTTCTAATTCTTCAGAAAATCTGGTTTAATCTGTTTGCTAAATGTCCTTTTTTGCATTGCTTCTTAAATTACAAAGAATTTCCTTTCAACCTCAGTAGTATAATAAGCTATATTGTGAAGTTGGTCGTGATGAAACAATTTAATTTGAGAAGCCAATAGTCATATGTTACAGGCTACGGAATGATGGGTTAATCAAGATAGGAAAAGATACCTGAATTTGGGAGTTGCAGGCATAGCTTGTTTCCCCCTGTCCGTTATTCATATACACTATCTGCTTGGAGGCCATGGCTATGCTTGGAGCCATGCTAAACTTGAGACGTGGTACTCTTCTAAGATCAGCTGGATTGCTTTGCTTCTTTGAGCTTATTATGGCTGCTTTTTATAGGGGTGGGTGGGTGGGGCAATAGTAAGGCCAGCGTGGTTTATTATTTTCATTCATAAGAGAGCAGGTCGTAAGGCTAAACGACTGGTCAAACCCAATGGCGACCGGCAAAGTATGGATACCAATCTCTCACGGTCTCTTGCACATGTAATACAGCGACTAGTTCTTAATTTGTTGGGGCTGCTCTCCCCCTTTCTTCTACCTACTCTCGGAGAGAAACAATAATCGAGACAATTTTTGTTCTTCGGCTGGCCGCAACGTCCGGTTCCACGAATCTAATGTCAAGATTATGGCTAACATTCTTCTCTATGTGCTACAGTTTCAAAGGAGTATCCAAGCCAGATATAGTACCTACTCCGCAACTTCCTCCGCATGCATGAGTGAGCATCAGCCAGGAAGAATGGGTACCGCATGCCATGGCTGACTTTTAATCCGAGACGGACACCCAAACTGTACTATTTTGGATGTTAAAAGTTTGTATCCTGACTTGCTACTTTCAGAGGTTTTCGGAGATATCTTTCCACCGCTTGTTGCATTCCATCTCTAACTGAGCAAAAACAACAATGTTCAGAGAAAAATGTATTTTAAGAAAGATGGGGTTCTTTTTAAAGTTACACATTGCGAATGAAGATTCTTGCTACAAGAAGGGCGATCCTTGTTCTGCTAGTCGTTCCGAGCTTTCCAAACGTTCAAGCAATGACGTATTGCGCGCCGTCTCACTTGAACACGTGAGAGTGCTATAAATTAGTCAACCGTTAGTCCGATAAAATTGTGACAGGGATGGGTTAAATAATCAGAGATACTAACATGTGATTTGACTTCAATGTACACGTGTGAGAATATTGGTATAAGTTGGTTACATATAAATCCAATAAAATAGTAGGGTCAAAGAAGTAGTTGTGTTGTGTTATTCTGTCCAAGAACACATACGAAGGATCACTAGTAACACTTCATACGGTTAAATTGGCCAGTCACACACCATTTACCTAATTtttactaaagataaccttgtaaAACACAATTGGCATGGTTGtacgaaatgtgttttctgtcatgAAGAGGAGACAATAACACATCTTTTCTTCTAGTGTCGGTGgttgctaggtctatatggtcaatcatttagATAGGTTCTACATTATACCTTCCACGAagcattgcaaatatttttggcaattggctaaacgGGGTGGATTCTAGGTTTAAGTTTCTTATCAGAGCAAGAGCGGTTGCCAAAATATGATCGTTGTGCCTGTTTAGGAATGAAAAGGTTTTTTATGACAAAGTttcttctcttatgcaggtcatcTACCAGTGTACGGCTTTGCTCCATTCATGGTTGTCACTCCAGCGCTTGGACTACCGCGATCTCTTTACGGATATGTTTACACGGTTGGAAGAAACGGCTAAGAAGTTTGTTACCCAATATGGGTGAATGCATGGGCGGAGCCAGGTTTCAAATTTTGGGTGTACAAGGGCCTTCCGTCCAGGCCTTTTGTCCCGGCCCAGTCTGGAGCCGGGACAAAAGGACAGGCCACGTCACCCCGAAGCTAGCGGGAGGGCACggggccttttgtcccggtttgttaGGGACCTTTTGTCCCGGCTGGAGGGTTGGGCCGGAAAAAGGGTCTGAGGCCTTTTGCGGCTTGCTGGCagcccttttgtcccggtttgtggCTCAAACCAGGACAAAAGGTCCAGGCCTATATATATACAGCCAGCCCTCCCCCATCTCTCCCTGCATTTTTTTCCTTGGCGGTGGAAGGTAGAGGTTTATGCTAACTAtttttttcttcatgtgcacaagaggtgtttgatgaaatcttTGTGAGGATGCCACTTGAGTTTATttaataagatttctcctctttcttttcctaaaaggttagcaactattttatcGTATATATAGACCGCACAGTACTAATTTTAGCATGGTCATTGCATTtgatacataattgtacttatggtACAGATGAGTCattcatggatgtacggtaaccgatgtgatcccgctttcagagagggcgtgaaatctttcctgcttgtggccgaggccaacaaggggaagcaaggttttatttgttgtccatgtctgaaatgtcGGAATGagcaggattactcttgctcaagagacattcagagccacctgcttcggcacggattCATGTcgggctataatgtttggaccaagcacggagaagaaggggttatgatggaatgcAACGATGAAGAAGATAACAATGACAACTACCGATCTatgttccctgaatacgatgataccgcaatggaagacaatgaagaagaagaaggtgaagaACGGGCACCACATGAGTatggtgatgatgatcttcgtcgggccatttctgatgcaaggagagactgtGGCACAAATAAGCAGAGGTTGCAGtttgacaagatgttagaggaccaccaaaaATTGATGTACCCATGTTGCGAAGATgggcagaaaaagctgggtagcatattggatttgctgaaatggaaggcagaggccggtgtgactgactcgggatttgaaaatttgctgataatattaaagaagctgcttCCAAGAAAGAATAAATTGCCCGCtagtacgtatgaagcaaagaagcttgtctgccctctaggattagatgtggagaagatacatgcatgccctaatgactgtatcctctaccgcggtgagaagtacgataatgtgaataaatgcccgatatgcggtgcattgcggtataagatcagaagagatgaccctggtgatgttgagggcgagccacccaggaagagggttcttgcgaaggtgatgtggtatgctcccataGTACCACGGttaaaacgtttgttcagaaacaaagagcatgccaagttgttgcgatggcacatggaagaacgtaagaaagacgcgatattgaggcaccccgctgatggtcggtagTGGAGAGACATTGAGAGAGAGTTTCCAGATTTtgtaggtgaggcaaggaacttatggtttggtctaagtacagatggcatgaaaccttttggggagcagagctgcagtcacatcacctggcccgtgactctatgtatctaccaccttcctccttggttgtgcatgaagtggaagttcattatgatgccagtgcttattcaaggcacaaagcaacccggcaacgacattgatgtgtacctaaggccattagttgatgaacttttggagttgtgggtcgaaccaggtgtacgtgtgtgggatgagcacaccgaacAAGAATtttacctacgagcgttgctattcgtaaccatcaatgattggtctgttcttagtaacatttcaggacagacgaacaagggatacaatgcacgcacacactgtttagatgagactgaaagtaaatatttggaaaaaagtaggaaaaatgtgtacccgtacaatcgtCATTTTCTTCCGCGCAGGcatgccttaaggaaaaaaggcaagcatttaaaTGGCGAGGCAGAACCCCGTTCGAAGCCTgtccccccgtagtggtgctgatgtatttgacatggtcaaggatttaaatgttatctttggaaatggTCCAGACagacgacctgttccgaaagacgctgacggacacgcgcccatgtggaagaagaaatctatattttgggggctagaatattggaaagttctggaagtccgctctgcaatcgacgtgatgcacctgacaaagaatctttgtgtgaatattctagattttctgggcgtgtatgcgAAGAtaaaagatacaacagaagcacaggaggaccaacaacgtcataaaggacgaaacagaaatcatccagggcagtttcaaGGGTATgctagctacgctcttaccaaagaagagaatgaaatcttttttgaagccctattcagtatcaaggttccgtctggtttctcgtcgaatataaagggaatagtaaatatgaaggagaaaaaattccagaacctaaagtctcatgactgccacgtgcttatgacacaattgcttccatttgcattgaggggacttctaccagaaaatgttcgactagccattgtgaagatatgtgcattcctcaatgcaatttctcaaaaggtaatggatccagaaagtttgtcagtcctgtatttctacacaatatgttccccttcgagagattcatgggaatcttaaagaaatatgttcataaccgcgctaggccagaaggaagaatctcaaagggctacggaacagaggatgtcattgagttttgtgttgactttcttcctgaccttaagccgattggtgttcctgaatctcagtatgaggggaggctgactggaaaaggcacactaggaaggaaagcaacggtgtgcagggacaaactttctttcaatcaagcacactacaaagttctatacaattccagcttggtggttcCGTACATCGAGATACACAAGAATGTTGTACGAGAagtaaacccgggccagcccgactCAACACATGaagaccttcggcagttggttgcaaacactTCTCATGAGTAACACCACTGTTggagagcagctgtacttgttggccaggttaccatcttcaaacatttgtacattccaagggtacgagataaatgggaatacattttacacgatcacccaagataaaaagagcaccaactaaaatagtggtgtccgctttgatgcaaaagacgagaatgggcagatcaCCAcacattatgggtacatagaggagatatgtgaACTTGCCTATGGACCTACTTTTAAGGTCTCTTTGTTTcgatgcaaatgggtgaagctcagcggggTACAtgtagacgataagtacggtatgacaatagtggatctcaacaatcttgcgtacatggacgagccattcgtcctagccaatgagg
It includes:
- the LOC127313935 gene encoding inactive anthranilate O-methyltransferase 1, encoding MAPSIAMASKQIVYMNNGQGETSYACNSQIQGGAQNKMKPPIEAAINELRSSTTSLLPAQMLIADLGCSSGPNALELVSVAAEAINRHCDKLQQSPPEVCLFLNDLPGNDFNIVVKSLHTLRQRSSSTVTTGVIPGSFYERLFTTGSMHLFCSSNSLHWLSEAPEVLWKNQIPAYDIDENVRRERLPIVIEAYAQQFRKDFKNFLKLRATELVEGGHMVLSLIGRRPNDSTSEFSDLWEIIAKILRAMASEGVIDKAKFESFYVPMYAPSDQELRDVIQEEGSFCTKDLMVHDLKIFVDKSTINASWALNQIRAVFEPIIVQHFGDVMDEFVRTAEQRWSQEGSLQDEFVRHQTVAFIMSLTKA